A window from Plectropomus leopardus isolate mb chromosome 3, YSFRI_Pleo_2.0, whole genome shotgun sequence encodes these proteins:
- the abhd8b gene encoding protein ABHD8: MLTSFMEGLLCCLTSKSANIVVPVETSEPADGYEFVEVKPGRVLRVRHIIPDRPVVEEPTGPGGSVSCKRKITVYRNGQLFIENLGDRASAELKNCQNGETEPNISVEVELTDCGNSSPPVSIPEPRSDSVTAVKDGTAETGAGGEAPAPGQTDQSQQPRKRRRRPKRTVVIDCERKITACKGTHADVALFFIHGVGGSLDIWGSQLDFFSRLGYEVIAPDLAGHGASSAPQIAAAYTFYALAEDMRLIFKRYARKRNILIGHSYGVSFCTFLAHEYPDQIHKMVMINGGGPTALEPSLCSIFNLPTCVLHCLSPLLAWSFLKAGFARQGAKEKQLLKDNNAFNVSSFVLRAMMSGQYWPEGDEVYHAELTVPILLVHGMHDKFVPVEEDQRMAEILLMAFLKVLEDGSHMIMMECPDAVNTLLHEFILWEPAAPPPPKKDSKARPETAKAQCDNTKATSDPTKVRPATARQTSVERPDSKAKK, encoded by the exons ATGCTGACCAGCTTTATGGAGGGTCTTCTCTGCTGCCTGACCTCAAAGTCGGCAAACATCGTGGTTCCTGTAGAAACCTCAGAACCAGCTGACGGCTACGAGTTTGTGGAGGTAAAACCAGGCCGAGTTCTGCGGGTTCGACATATTATCCCTGACCGGCCGGTGGTGGAGGAACCCACTGGACCAGGTGGGAGCGTCAGCTGCAAGCGAAAGATCACAGTATACCGTAATGGACAGCTATTCATTGAGAACTTGGGTGACAGGGCGAGCGCAGAGCTGAAAAACTGCCAGAATGGGGAGACAGAGCCAAACATCAGTGTAGAGGTTGAACTGACAGACTGTGGTAACTCCTCACCGCCCGTCAGCATCCCTGAGCCCAGGTCTGACTCTGTCACCGCTGTAAAAGATGGGACAGCTGagacaggagcaggaggagaggcaCCTGCTCCTGGACAGACTGACCAGTCGCAGCAACCAAGAAAGCGCAGGCGGAGGCCCAAGCGCACAGTGGTGATCGACTGTGAGAGGAAGATAACAGCCTGCAAAGGGACACATGCAGATGTGGCTCTGTTCTTCATCCATGGAGTGGGAGGCTCACTGGACATATGGGGAAGCCAGTTGGATTTCTTTTCCAGGCTGGGCTATGAGGTGATCGCTCCGGACCTGGCAGGTCACGGAGCCAGCTCAGCACCACAGATAGCTGCTGCGTACACTTTCTACGCCCTGGCAGAGGACATGAGACTTATCTTCAAGAGATATGCACGCAAGAGGAATATTCTCATAGGACATTCTTATGG TGTGTCGTTCTGTACCTTCTTGGCCCATGAGTATCCGGATCAGATCCACAAGATGGTGATGATCAATGGAGGAGGTCCCACAGCTCTGGAGCCCAGCCTCTGCTCCATCTTCAATCTGCCCACCTGTGTGCTCCACTGCCTCTCCCCACTGCTCGCCTGGAGCTTTCTCAA GGCTGGCTTTGCTCGACAGGGCGCCAaggagaagcagctgctgaaaGACAACAATGCCTTCAACGTGTCATCCTTTGTGCTGCGAGCCATGATGAGTGGACAGTACTGGCCTGAGGGAGACGAGGTCTACCATGCTGAACTCACAGTGCCCATCCTGCTAGTTCACGGCATGCACGACAAGTTCGTCCCTGTCGAAGAAGACCAGCGCATGGCCGAG ATCCTACTAATGGCCTTTCTGAAGGTCCTGGAGGACGGCAGTCACATGATCATGATGGAGTGTCCCGACGCTGTCAACACACTCCTGCACGAGTTCATCCTCTGGGAGCCGGCCGCCCCTCCACCGCCAAAGAAAGACTCCAAAGCACGTCCAGAAACTGCCAAAGCCCAATGTGACAACACCAAGGCTACATCTGACCCCACCAAGGTCCGACCTGCAACGGCGAGGCAGACCTCAGTCGAGAGGCCAGACAGCAAGGCCAAGAAATGA